The window TGACCATTCTGTCAAGAATTGGTAAGACCAATTTATAACTCATCCTAGTCGGACCCACTATACCAAGAAGTCCTTTGTTATCCCGTCTGCAAAAACTATGCGTTACAACAGATAATCTGTTCAATTCCACAGCCTGATTTTCACTGCCTATTGTAACCACGAAATTATGACGCATCCTCTTTTTCATTATCTTCAGCATTAATTCCCTTTGTCCCATTATTGCAACTAGATTCTTCAGGACAATCGGGTCCTCGAATTCAGGTGTATGCCGGGGAAGGTCCATATTTCCTATATAGTACTTTAAATCATAAGACCAATCGAAGAGATTGCCGGCTTCTTTAGTTACACACTCTGTAATCTCTCTTTCCACTCCCGCGCTTTCCCTTATAAAACTTCTTAACCTTCCGGCGGCTTCCTCAAGAGGACATTCAGATATTCTTTCATTAATTATACGGTTAGCCTCTTTTAAAACATAATAGGGATACTGTTTTGGAAATTCAATATATACACTTTTTCTCATGCCGGATGATAATTTTAAAATTATTACTCCACTCTTTCTTTCCTTCGGAATAATATCCAGTCTTATTATATGTCCGTAAGAGTGTAAGACCCCCATCATCAAACCCATGTAGTTTGTTAATTCCCCAAGCAACCTTGAAGCACTAAGCATGATATCACGCAAATCTCCAAAATCTTCCCCGATTCCATTATTTATTTCTTCTATAATGCTTTTCTTCAGCTCGCCTCTCTGCTTAATAGAATCAACATAGAATCTGTAGCCTGAATCGGTAGGAATCCTTCCAGCTGAAACATGAGGTTTGAAAAGAAATTCTTTTTCTTCCAGAGCGTGGAAAATTGTACGGATATTCGCGGTGCTGACAGGGAGTTTATACCTGTTTTTCAACGCCTTTGAACTAACCGGCCTGCCCTTCTTAATATACAGATCTACGGCTTTTGTCAGTATTTCCGATTCTGAAGAACTCATTTCCATGTAGTCAATCATTGTTAGCACTCTCCATGCCTGACTGCCAAACAGCTCGATAAAGTTAATCTTTCTTATACTCCTTGTCAAGTTTGATAACAAAGAGCATCATCAACCGGGAATAAAATCTGAACAAATTAAATGCCTTAAACCTCTAGAAAAAACCTTCAGCATAACGGGCTGTCTAAGTGTAACATATCCCTTATTTAATCAGATCACCTATTCTGCTGAACCTAGGCCAGTGGTTTTGATAATCAATGGAAAAATATAGAAAAAGGGCTTCTCCTCTCAGGAGCTTCTTATCCAGGGGGCCCCAGAAACGTGAGTCATAACTATTATCCCGATTGTCTCCAAGTACAAATATGTGTCCTTCGGGCACACGCGCAGGTCCATAATCTTTCTTCCCGCCCCGAATATATTTTGTGTAATCCTCTTCCAGCTTCTTACCATCGATATAAACACTCTTTCCCTTTATTTCCACAACCTCACCGGGTAGAGCAATGCACCTTTTGATATAATCTGTTTTTCTGTCACCGGGAAATTTAAAAATAACAACATCCCCCCTCTCCGGTTCTCTCACTGCTGGAAGCCTCCAGTCAACAAAAGGAACTTTTGCTCCATAAATAAATTTAGTAGCGAAGAGAAAATCACCCTTAAGAAGGGTATCTTTCATAGAACCTGAAGGTATATGATAACTTTGAATAATAAATGTTCTAACTATGAGGGCCAAAAAAACCGCGGTAACAATAATCTCGATATATTCTCTGATCTTTGATCTGTGTTTGGGCTTTCTGCTTTCTTTTTTAGCCATAATATCCTTTCTACTTAACTTCGATCACTATTTTTGCCGTTATAGCAGTTTTCCGATAACCTATGCGGTCTATGACATTTAAAAATCAATACTTATCTGGAAACCCGGAGTTTGCTCAATACTGACGCTCTCTACCTTAAAATCCATACCATGCAAATGCGCGTCCACATAAGCGTCGAAAATTAATATAACAAGAATTCCGGACGACCACCATAACCAATCAATCTTACGTGCTTTATATTCATTATACCAGGCGTTGTGATAACGCCAGCTTGAACTAATATAGTTATCTCCTGTATCAGATTCTATCCATTTATCGTAACTGTCCCGAATTTTCTTTTCCCTTTTTTCTTGGCGATAATTTAAAAGTATAGTGGTTAAGTACCAGGTTTCCAGTCCCATGGCGAGAGCCGCTTTTACAGGTCTTTCATTGTACATCTGACCCAGGCCTGGGAAAATTAGGGCACACAGCATAGCAACACGCGCGTTCTTTTTATCCTTCCAGTCAAGTTCTTCTTCCCCTCTGCCACCCGTTTCATTTGACAGTACTTCCTTTAACTCCTCCATTGTCCAGCCGGTTTTATGGGGTGATTCTCCTGTAGAATCACCCCTGGAAATTGATGAAAGTTCCGAGGAAATTCCCGATTGACAATATAGTCCTTCAAAAGCCATAGGGCTACGCGTAGTAATCAATAAAAAAAGTGGAAGAAACAAAAGGGTAAGAAGAAATCTAATAACAGTTTTCATATATATCAGCCCGCAAGTTATAGTATGAACAGACTACTGCTGCTTTTTCCATTATAAAACCGCTTTATATGACAAATATGATACAATAAAAAAATCCCAGTCATTAATAATGGCGGGAACGTGTGGGAATCGAACCCACCCCGGATGGTTTTAGCACCCGGCAGAAGGATTTGAAGTCCTCGGGATTCACCAGAACCCATCCATTCCCGCGAGTCCACTAAAGCTGTCCAATTCAGGAATAAGCGCGATAAAAACCACTCAGCCCCTATTTACAACAAGAAAAGTCTTGAAGGTAAAATAACAGCTTTGAATCTTTATTCAAAATACGCGACAGCTTCAATTTCGACTAAGGCTCCCAGGGGAAGTTTAGATACCTCATATGCTGCTCTTGCAGGAGGATCTTCCTTGAAATACTTCATATAAACATTATTCATTTCCTTAAAGTCGTCCATTGAATCAAGCATTACAGTAGTTTTTACTATTGATTGAAGCCCCCCTCCGGCAGCTTCAGCTACTGCTTTGAGGTTATGTATAACCCGCTCAACCTGACTTGACAGATCTTCAGCCAATTTTCCGCTATCGGGATCCATACCAAGTTGGCCTGAGATAAAAAGGAAATTTCCCGCACGAACAGCCTGATTGTAGGGTCCTATTGCTGCTGGAGCCGACTCGGTTCTAATAACTTCTTTCATACTTTTACCCTTCTTCTATAATCTGTACAACCAAAAATAACAAAAATATTATACCCTTATAACTAAAACAATAATAGAAGAAAAACTCACTTATTGAAAAATCTCTCCTATCTCAAACACAATATAACAAATTATTAACTTATTCCCTACTCAACCGTTACACTCTTAGCGAGATTCCTGGGTTGATCAACATGACATCCTCTCAGGACAGCAATATGATAAGCTATTAATTGTAGAGGGATTATCGAAAGAATTGGATAGAGAAAGTCAAGTGTCTCGGGTATGTAAATTACATGATCAGCCATATTAATAATTTCTTTGTCCCCCTCGGTAGTTACAGCGATAATTTTTCCCTTTCGAGCTTTAACTTCATTGATATTTCCCAGTATTTTCTGGTAAGCGCTGTCTCGGGGACAAATTATAACAACCGGCATATTTTCATCTATCAGGGCAATAGGTCCGTGTTTCATCTCCGCCGCGGGATAACCCTCAGCGTGAACGTATGATATCTCCTTGAGCTTTAAAGCGCCTTCGAGGGCCACCGGATAGTTCGGTCCTCTCCCGAGATAAAGAAAGTTGTTATGGTAACAACATTTCTCGGAAATAGTCTTAATCTCCTCGTTTTTATCAAGAATTTGTGATACCTGCATTGGTAATTTCTCCAGGGCTTCGATTATTCTACGCCCCTCTGATAATGATATATTGCGCATCCTCCCCAGCATTATTGAAAGGAGACTCAAAACAGTAATCTGTGACGTGAACGCCTTTGTTGACGCGACACCAATCTCCGGCCCGGCATGAATATAAACACCGCTTCCGGATTCACGCGCTATGGTACTTCCCACTACATTGCAAATTCCCATACACCGGGCGCCTTTCTCATGCGCTTCCCTCATAGCCGCCAGAGTGTCAACTGTTTCACCTGATTGACTGATTGCCATTACGAGTGTTTTATCCTCAATTATTGGATTCTTGTAGCGGAATTCACTCGCGTATTCCACTTCAACAGGTATACGGGCCTTTTCTTCGATCATATATTCACCTATAAGAGCCGAGTGCCAGCTCGTTCCGCAGGCAATAAATACAATTCGTTCAATTTCTCTCAACTCCTCATCAGACATATTTAAACCGCCAAGTTTTGACATCCCCGTTTCAGCCAGAATTCGGCCTCTCATAGCGTTTCTTATTGTTTCGGGCTGCTCAAATATCTCTTTCAGCATAAAATGGTCAAATCCGCTTTTTTCAATCATATCGAGATCCCAATCAACCATCTCGACAACATGGTCTACAGATTCGTTCCTTATAGTCATTGTAGAAAAATGCTCCGGGGTTGCTACCACCATCTGCTGGTCCTTAAGATATATGACCTGTCTTGTGTGCTTGAGTATAGCCGCGACATCACTGGCGATAAAATATTCATCTTCGCCGATTCCTACTATAACCGGAGAACCGTTTCGCGCGCTTACAAGTTTCTCAGGCTCAGAAGAAGAGATAACGAGTATTCCATACGTTCCTTCAACTAAATCCAAGGCCTTCTGAACGGCTTCTTCCAGTTTATCGCCATTATAAAATTCTTCGATCAGGTGCGCTAATACCTCTGTGTCTGTCTCCGTTACGAATTTATGGCCTTCGGCTTGAAGGGAGGTTTTCAAAGTCTGATAATTTTCAATAATGCCATTATGTACAAGCGCGATCCTCCCGCTGCAGTCTGTGTGAGGGTGGGCGTTCCGTGTAGTTGGCGGACCGTGCGTGGCCCATCTTGTATGTCCTATCCCAAGAGTCCCATTCAAATCAGACTCGATCAATTTTTCCTCAAGTTTCCTTATTTTCCCTTCAGTTTTTTTAATTAATAACGAGTCATCTTTGGCAATTGCTAAACCCGCGGAATCATACCCGCGGTACTCCAGTCGCTTCAAACCCTCGATGAGTATTTCACCAACTCGATTATTTTTCCCGATATATCCGATAATGCCGCACATAACTCCCCCTGGATTCTAAATTGATTTCAAAGTCAAATGAAGGATATTAAGATTCTAACTGAACAAGTGATCAGCTCTCCTTAGAATATCCTCAGTCATTTTCTCTGAACGCGCTTCAGCGATAACCCTTACAACGGGTTCCGTATTCGATATTCTCAAATGTATCCATCCTTTATCCATATCAATTCTTATGCCATCGGTAGTATTTATTTTTCCATTAAAGAGTTTTTCAGCTTCTTTCATTAAAACTGAAAAATCTCCTTCATAAGTATGCTTTTTCTTCACAATGTGATAACGGGGCATTTTACTCAATTTCTCTCCGAGTGTAAGACCCTGATTAGACAGTAATTGAAGTATTAACGCTATGCCTGTAGCGGCGTCACGTCCGTAATGAACTTCAGGATATATAACTCCCCCATTCCCTTCTCCGCCGATAACAGCGTTTGTTCTTTTCATAAGTTCTATTACGTTTGCTTCTCCAACGCTGGATCTGTGTAGTGATACATTATAAAGCTCCGCTATATCATCCATGAGTCTGGTTGTGGAGAGATTTGCTACGACGGGACCTTTCTCGAAGGTTAGAACAAATTCAGCGGCAAGAGAAAGTGTTAATTCCTCGCTGCAAACTGAACCACTTTCATCAACAAGAACAAGTCTGTCAGCATCCGGATCACAAGCAAATCCTATGTCGGCCTTTTCCCTGACAACGGCCTTCGAGAGATCACCGAGGTTCGCGGGTGTCGGTTCCGGTATATGTGGAAACGGCGCGTCAACATCCGTGTAGAGCTCAACTACGGTAACACCAAGTTTTCCAAGAAGCGATGGTATAATCCTGCTCCCGGCTCCATTAACACAATCAACAACGGCTTTTACATTCGACGACTTAATCTGTTCTATATCTATACAGTCAAGTTTGAGTATCCGGTTTATATGCACAGTATCACTATTTTCGTAAGGCTTACATTGACCGAACATATCAGGCTCAGAAAACAAATGTTCATCACTTTCTACACGCTGTTTAATTTTATCTATTTCTTCAGAAGATAAAAACTCTCCGTTACTGTCTAGGAATTTCAGGGCGTTCCAGTCCGGTCCATTATGGCTGGCTGTAACGATTATTCCACCTTCAGCTTTGAGTTCATCTACCATTATCTCAACCGTGGGAGTGGCTGCAATGCCCAGATTCACAACATCAAACCCCATAAATTGCAGAGAAGAACAAACGGCAGACATAAGAGAAGCCCCGGAAGCCCTGGCATCCCTCCCTACAATCACCCTTCCCTGATTTAATTCAGCCGCGTAAGCTGCGGTAAATCTCGATACTGTTTCAGGGTTCATACCACTGCTCAGCAACCCCCGGATACCGGAAATACTTATCATAAGTGACTTGTCGATCTTCACCCTTACTCTCCTTTAAAATCTTCTGTGAGTCCTTAAAAACAATGCTTAAGAGTAATAAATATTGCCGTTGGTGTCAATTGCTCACAATGTGGAGTTTTCCCAATTTTTATAACCTATAAGGTAGTCGATGATTTGTAACAGTATGCGGCTGATTGATATTTTCAAAATCGTGGTCGATTTCCCCGGCGAGGAAACCGCCACTCCCGCCTCGGGCTCGCTCTTTCTGCCCCTTCGGGTCAGAAATCCTTGCCCGCTCGCCCTCCGGAGGGTTTTGAAAATATCAATCAGCCGCACTCATCAGCAATGAAAGCCCTATTCCACTTACCAATCCTGATAACTAATTGTATCTCGCAATGTTATTACAATACTTGCCGAATTTTCGGGGGAACTCCAACTCACAATCTGCAGCTACCCCAATTTTACTTAGTATATTCAATATATTTTAACGCGGCATAAGGGTTGAAAAATAAAATATTTATTGTATCTAAAAATAATCACATATTTAAAATATAAAAAGGGGAGGAAATACAAACTTCCTCCCCTGATAATCTGTGCTTAACAGACCCTTTTACTTGCGTTCTTCCAACAGATGCTCTACTACGGAAGGATCCGCCAGTGTTGTTGTATCACCCACATCTTCCTTACCTTCCGCGATAGTCCTGAGTATCCTTCTCATAATCTTACCGCTGCGGGTCTTGGGAAGAGCGTCGGCATACTGAATCTTATCCGGTTTAGCTATAGGACCGATCTCAGTGCTTACATGCTTACGAAGCTCCTGAATGAGTTCGTCTGTCTTTTCCACTCCGTCACGCAGGGTTACAAAGGCATATAATCCCTGACCCTTAATCTCGTGAGGCATAGGAACAACAGCCGCTTCGGCAACGCTGTCGTGGCTTACAAGGGCGCTCTCGACTTCCATAGTGCCGATTCTATGACCGGACACGTTAATAACATCGTCCACACGGCCCATAATCCAGAAATAGCCGTCCTCGTCCTGCCTGGCGCCGTCGCCTGTAAAGTAAAGATCCTTAAAACGGCTGAAATAGGTCTGCTTGTATCTTTCATCATCACCCCAGATAGTTCTGAGCATGGCGGGCCATGGTTTTTCGATAATCAGATAGCCGCCCTCGTTGACGTCGCACTCTGAACCATCTTCCCTGACTACCTTAGGGAAAATTCCGGGGAAGGGCAGAGTTGCAGATCCCGGTTTGAGAGGATAAGCACCCGGCATAGGAGTAATCATGATTCCTCCGGTCTCTGTCTGCCACCATGTATCTACTATCGGGCAGCGGCCGCCGCCAATCTTATTGTAATACCACATCCAGGCCTCAGGATTTATAGGTTCTCCAACTGTCCCAAGGAGCCTCAAGGATGAAAGATCGTGCTTTTCAGGCCACTCGTCGCCACTCTTCGCTATAGCCCTGATCGCCGTGGGAGCAGTATAGAAAATGTTTACCTTGTACTTCTCTACAACATCCCAGAAACGGTCCGGTTCAGGATAGCTTGGAACACCCTCGAACATGAGGGTTGTGGCTCCAAGACTCAACGGTCCGTAAACGATATATGAATGACCTGTAATCCATCCGATATCAGCTGTACACCAGAAGACATCGTCATCCTTAATATCGAAAATCAGCTTTGACGTAAGGGTTACATAAAGAAGATATCCGCCTGTTGTATGTACTACACCCTTCGGCTTACCGGTAGTTCCGCTTGTATAAAGGATAAAGGATACATCTTCAGCGTCCATTTCCTCTACAGGGCAGTCCGGACTGGCATCTTTCATCTCGTCATGCCACCAGAGGTCTCTTCCTTCAACCATTTCGATATCATTCTTGGTTCTCTGAACAACGATCACATTCTCAATCGTGGAAGTCCCCTTGAGAGCATTGTCAGCGTTATTCTTAAGCGGAATTGTCTTTCCGTTTCTGAAAGAACCGTCTGAAGTAACAAGGAGCTTTGCTTCCGCGTCAATGATACGGTCTTTAAGTGATTCCGCGCTGAAACCGCCGAATACTATGCTGTGGATAGCGCCAATTCTTACAGTGGCGAGCATAGCGATGGCAAGTTCCGGAATCATCGGCATATAAAGGCAAACGCGGTCGCCTTTCTTTATACCGTGCTTCTTTAAAACATTGGCGAATTTGCTTACTTCAACTTTAAGATCCTTAAAGGTATATTCTATCGCGTCATCTTCAGGTTCCCCTTCCCAGATAATCGCTTTTTTGTCGCCGCGTCCATTCTCAATGTGACGGTCAATACAATTATAAGAGATATTCAGTTTACCGCCTTGAAACCATTTCGCGAAAGGGGGCTTCCAGTCGAGAACCTTATCCCAAGGTTTAGACCAGTCTATGTATTCCTCAGCTTGTTCAGCCCAGAAACCTTCAAGATCTTCTTTGGATTTATTGTAAATCGCCTTGTACTCATCAAGGTTTTTTACATATGCATTACTCGAAAACTCCTCAGAAGGCTCTATTTTCCTTTTTTCGTCGAGCATCGAGGTGATAGTTTTCTTTTCCTCACTCATGTGTTACCTCCCATACGTGGTAAATAAAAATAAATACAAACAAACTGCTTCTGATTATACCCCAACTCAAGGAATATAATACTAATTCGGACAATCCATCATGTCAAGAACTTGCAATCTAATAGTCCTTTTTTATGATAAATAATCGAACAACTAATGGGTTTATAACGGCAATACTATTTAATCAGCCGAAACAACTATTCCGCGCACTTTACTGAACGCGCCGGATTTATAAAATCACGTTTCTAAATAAAACAAAATCGGAAGGACTTTTCAAGCCTTGACACAAAAAAAAATATGATTTAAAAGTTTTATAATGAACTATATTTAGCATTCTCAAACAAACAGCACAAAATCGGGAGGAAACAATGGATTTTACACACAATGCCATCGGCAGAAAAGTTCCCACTAAAGTCAATGGAAGAAAGAAGAAACCATTCAAAGAAGCATTTGATCCCGAATACAACGACCCGCTGGCCGGCCGGCCCGGAAACGCCAGCATGCACACTGGTGAAAGCAAGGTAACTACACTTGCTAATGTAATGGAACTTATTGAAGACGGCGACACAATCTCATATCCGCATTACTACCGCCTCGGAGATGTATGCCTTAAAATTATCATAGATAAGCTGAGGGAAACCGGCAAAAAGGATATACGCATACTCGGCAACGCCTTTTTTGACAATTGTGTTCCATGGCTTCCGGAAGCCTTCAAGGATGGAACTGTCAGCGGAATTACAGGCAGCTGCTACAGAGCTATGGGCAAACATGTAATGGCGGGAGATTTTCTCCCCTGGGTCATAAACCGCTACGGACACGGCAACCGCGTAAGACGGTTCCATACCGGGGAAGAAAGAGTAAAAGTAGCTTTCGGGCCCGTTCCTATAGCTGACAAGTGGGGAAACGCAAACGGATTGATGGGTAAGCCCGATTCATGGGTCGGTCCCCTCGGACTCTTCCTGGCCGACACGCTTTGGGCTGAAAATGTATGCCTTCTGGCGGGAGAGGTCTCCGACCGTTATCTTTTTCCTCGTTCGCTCTCCATGGTCGATGTTGATTTTGTAGTACCGGTTGAAGATCCCGGCGACAGCTCGGGAATAGGTTCCGGGACACTGAACCTTGATAAAATAAGAGCCAATAAATTCAACTCGGTAATCGCGAGGCAGGTACTTGACGTAATGCAGGCCGCGGAGACGATCTTTAACGGTTTTAATTTCCAGGTAGGCTCGGGGGCCGGACTGATAGTTTTGGATGAAATCAAGAAGATCCTTAAAGAGAAAGATATCAAAGCCGGATTCGCCATAGGCGGCTGCACATCTCTTCATGTGGAGATGCTTCAGGCGGGGCTGATTGAAAATCTTCTGCACGGCCAATGCTTCGAAACTTCAGAGAAAGTAATAAAGTCTATGCTGTACGACCACAACCACTATGAGATTTCCACCGGAGAATATGAAGATGTGGCAAACAGGGAAAATACGGTTAACATGCTTGATGTCGCCGTCCTGACGGCTCTTGAAGTAGACACGAAATTCAATGTCAACAGTATCTGCGCTAATGGACGTATACTCGGCGGAATAGGCGGAGCGCAGGGTGTAGCGGCAGGTTCAGACCTTACGATCATGTTTCTGCCTCTCGCGACAGGGAAAAAGGAAAAATCCCTTGGCTTTCCAAAAATAGTCGAAGATGTCTACACAGTATCTGTGCCGGGAGAGGTGATTGACGTAGTTGTCACGGAAGACTATATCGCGGTAAACCCCGAAAGTAAATCAAGCCATATTGACGCTCTCACTTCCAACGCGGATAAGTTTAACCTCGATATCGTAGGTATTGACGATTTGCGGAAATTGTCCGATAAAAAGGGCGCGGAGTATGGTAAAACTCCGCCTCGCCCGGAACTGACGGATATTCCGGTTGAAGCAATCGAATGGCGCGACGGCACACTGCTTGACACAATCTTTAAACCCGCTGAATGATTTTAACTCAAGCGGAAAGATTATTAATAGAAAGGCGCCGAGATTCAATCCGGCGCCTTTCTAAATCTCAGTATTACCCAAACATTCAACAATCCGTAAAAGTCACCCCATACGAAAACAGGATTCTACTTATCACCATTACCTGTTCCCGGCATTGCCGCCCAAGTTTCATAAATTTTCCATCTTCTATCCGTCTCCTTCTGGGCATTCCTTAAGAGTTTGGATGCTACCTCGGGATTCGATTTCTTTAATGATTTGTATCTGTTTTCGTTATACATATAGTCCTCAAGCGGTATACTCGGGGCTTTTGAATCGAGTTGGAACGGGTTTTTCCCCTCGTCGATCAGATTCGGATTAAACCTGACCAATGGCCATAAACCCGATTTTACTGCCGCCTTCTGCTGATCGGGACCGTTAACCAGATTGTATCCCTGACCAATACAATGCGAATAAGCTATAATCAAAGAAGGTCCGTTATAGCTTTCAGCTTCCAGGAAGGCCTTTATAGTCTGACTTTCGTTTGACCCGATTGCCACTCTGGCAACATAAGCGCTGCCGTAGATCATTGCCATCATCGCCAAATCTTTCTTATATGTCGGTTTGCCTCCCGCGGCGAACTTGGCTATCGCTCCCATAGGGGTTGCCTTAGACATCTGCCCGCCGGTATTGGAATAGGTTTCTGTGTCAAGTACGAGTATGTTTACATCACGCTGCTGAGCTATTACATGGTCAAGTCCGCCGTATCCTATATCGTATGCCCAACCGTCGCCTCCCAGGATCCACACGCTTTTCTTTATCAACACATCGGCGAGTCCCAGAAGGTCCTTTCCTTCGGGAGATTTAATTCCCTCGAGTTTCTTTTTAAGCTCTTCAACATTTTTTCTCTGCTGAATTATACCCGACTCTGTCGACTGATCACAATTTTTGATCTTACTTACAAGTTGATCTCCGATTGAAGATGAAAGCTTATCTAAGAGCTCGGCGGCATATTCTTTCTGTTTGTCAAGGCCGAGGCGCATTCCGAAACCGAATTCCGCGTTATCCTCAAACAGCGAATTATTCCAGGCGGGGCCCTTGCCTTCTTTGTTGAACGTATATGGCGTGGCGGGCAGGTTGCCGCCGTATATTGAACTGCAGCCGGTAGCGTTTCCAATCAAAGCTCTGTCTCCGAACAGCTGTGTTAGCAGCTTAACATAAGGCGTTTCACCGCATCCCGCGCAGGCGCCTGAGAACTCAAATAACGGTTCAAGAAACTGCACTCCTCTTGTAGCTTTGTGATTTACATTCTCTCTGGAGATGTAGGGAATATCGAGGAAAAACTTCCAATTTTCCTTTTCCGCTTCCCTTATTGGAGACTGAAGCTCCATATTTATCGCCTTCTTGTCAGGGTTGGACTTGTTCTTGGCGGGACAACCCTTAACACACTGACCGCAGTTTACGCAGTCCTCAGGAGCAACCTGGACTGTATATTTCAT of the Candidatus Krumholzibacteriota bacterium genome contains:
- the hrcA gene encoding heat-inducible transcriptional repressor HrcA, producing MIDYMEMSSSESEILTKAVDLYIKKGRPVSSKALKNRYKLPVSTANIRTIFHALEEKEFLFKPHVSAGRIPTDSGYRFYVDSIKQRGELKKSIIEEINNGIGEDFGDLRDIMLSASRLLGELTNYMGLMMGVLHSYGHIIRLDIIPKERKSGVIILKLSSGMRKSVYIEFPKQYPYYVLKEANRIINERISECPLEEAAGRLRSFIRESAGVEREITECVTKEAGNLFDWSYDLKYYIGNMDLPRHTPEFEDPIVLKNLVAIMGQRELMLKIMKKRMRHNFVVTIGSENQAVELNRLSVVTHSFCRRDNKGLLGIVGPTRMSYKLVLPILDRMVKELGKQ
- the lepB gene encoding signal peptidase I, whose product is MAKKESRKPKHRSKIREYIEIIVTAVFLALIVRTFIIQSYHIPSGSMKDTLLKGDFLFATKFIYGAKVPFVDWRLPAVREPERGDVVIFKFPGDRKTDYIKRCIALPGEVVEIKGKSVYIDGKKLEEDYTKYIRGGKKDYGPARVPEGHIFVLGDNRDNSYDSRFWGPLDKKLLRGEALFLYFSIDYQNHWPRFSRIGDLIK
- a CDS encoding DUF5683 domain-containing protein gives rise to the protein MKTVIRFLLTLLFLPLFLLITTRSPMAFEGLYCQSGISSELSSISRGDSTGESPHKTGWTMEELKEVLSNETGGRGEEELDWKDKKNARVAMLCALIFPGLGQMYNERPVKAALAMGLETWYLTTILLNYRQEKREKKIRDSYDKWIESDTGDNYISSSWRYHNAWYNEYKARKIDWLWWSSGILVILIFDAYVDAHLHGMDFKVESVSIEQTPGFQISIDF
- a CDS encoding RidA family protein, with protein sequence MKEVIRTESAPAAIGPYNQAVRAGNFLFISGQLGMDPDSGKLAEDLSSQVERVIHNLKAVAEAAGGGLQSIVKTTVMLDSMDDFKEMNNVYMKYFKEDPPARAAYEVSKLPLGALVEIEAVAYFE
- the glmS gene encoding glutamine--fructose-6-phosphate transaminase (isomerizing), producing MCGIIGYIGKNNRVGEILIEGLKRLEYRGYDSAGLAIAKDDSLLIKKTEGKIRKLEEKLIESDLNGTLGIGHTRWATHGPPTTRNAHPHTDCSGRIALVHNGIIENYQTLKTSLQAEGHKFVTETDTEVLAHLIEEFYNGDKLEEAVQKALDLVEGTYGILVISSSEPEKLVSARNGSPVIVGIGEDEYFIASDVAAILKHTRQVIYLKDQQMVVATPEHFSTMTIRNESVDHVVEMVDWDLDMIEKSGFDHFMLKEIFEQPETIRNAMRGRILAETGMSKLGGLNMSDEELREIERIVFIACGTSWHSALIGEYMIEEKARIPVEVEYASEFRYKNPIIEDKTLVMAISQSGETVDTLAAMREAHEKGARCMGICNVVGSTIARESGSGVYIHAGPEIGVASTKAFTSQITVLSLLSIMLGRMRNISLSEGRRIIEALEKLPMQVSQILDKNEEIKTISEKCCYHNNFLYLGRGPNYPVALEGALKLKEISYVHAEGYPAAEMKHGPIALIDENMPVVIICPRDSAYQKILGNINEVKARKGKIIAVTTEGDKEIINMADHVIYIPETLDFLYPILSIIPLQLIAYHIAVLRGCHVDQPRNLAKSVTVE
- the glmM gene encoding phosphoglucosamine mutase, with protein sequence MKIDKSLMISISGIRGLLSSGMNPETVSRFTAAYAAELNQGRVIVGRDARASGASLMSAVCSSLQFMGFDVVNLGIAATPTVEIMVDELKAEGGIIVTASHNGPDWNALKFLDSNGEFLSSEEIDKIKQRVESDEHLFSEPDMFGQCKPYENSDTVHINRILKLDCIDIEQIKSSNVKAVVDCVNGAGSRIIPSLLGKLGVTVVELYTDVDAPFPHIPEPTPANLGDLSKAVVREKADIGFACDPDADRLVLVDESGSVCSEELTLSLAAEFVLTFEKGPVVANLSTTRLMDDIAELYNVSLHRSSVGEANVIELMKRTNAVIGGEGNGGVIYPEVHYGRDAATGIALILQLLSNQGLTLGEKLSKMPRYHIVKKKHTYEGDFSVLMKEAEKLFNGKINTTDGIRIDMDKGWIHLRISNTEPVVRVIAEARSEKMTEDILRRADHLFS
- the acs gene encoding acetate--CoA ligase; this encodes MSEEKKTITSMLDEKRKIEPSEEFSSNAYVKNLDEYKAIYNKSKEDLEGFWAEQAEEYIDWSKPWDKVLDWKPPFAKWFQGGKLNISYNCIDRHIENGRGDKKAIIWEGEPEDDAIEYTFKDLKVEVSKFANVLKKHGIKKGDRVCLYMPMIPELAIAMLATVRIGAIHSIVFGGFSAESLKDRIIDAEAKLLVTSDGSFRNGKTIPLKNNADNALKGTSTIENVIVVQRTKNDIEMVEGRDLWWHDEMKDASPDCPVEEMDAEDVSFILYTSGTTGKPKGVVHTTGGYLLYVTLTSKLIFDIKDDDVFWCTADIGWITGHSYIVYGPLSLGATTLMFEGVPSYPEPDRFWDVVEKYKVNIFYTAPTAIRAIAKSGDEWPEKHDLSSLRLLGTVGEPINPEAWMWYYNKIGGGRCPIVDTWWQTETGGIMITPMPGAYPLKPGSATLPFPGIFPKVVREDGSECDVNEGGYLIIEKPWPAMLRTIWGDDERYKQTYFSRFKDLYFTGDGARQDEDGYFWIMGRVDDVINVSGHRIGTMEVESALVSHDSVAEAAVVPMPHEIKGQGLYAFVTLRDGVEKTDELIQELRKHVSTEIGPIAKPDKIQYADALPKTRSGKIMRRILRTIAEGKEDVGDTTTLADPSVVEHLLEERK